Within the Achromobacter spanius genome, the region AAAGTGGACCTGCCGGCGGCGGCCTTCACGCCCCGTCGTGCGCTGCGCCGTGCGGATCGCTTCATAGAGGCGTTCGGCCAGCGGCAATTGCTTGAGGCGGTCGGGGGACAGTTCGATCAGCTGCTTGCCCAGGTCCAGCAAGGCGTGCATTTCACGCTTGACCTGGGACTTGCTGGGACGGTCGTAGCCGTTCTCGTCGTAACCGTCGTCGACGGATTCTTCTTCAGTATGGGAATTCATGGAAAACTGCGCAATGACAGACTTGGCTATGATAACCGTCTCTGCAAATTGGACAGCAATGGTTAAATCCTCCTCATCCCTGCCGCTGGCGGCGAATCACGCGCGTTTTTCCGAACTCGTCGAACAAACCCTAGCCTACGCGCGCCAGATCGGCGCCTCGGACGCGGCGGCGGAAGTCTCGGAAAGCCTGGGGCTGTCGGTCGCAGTCCGCAAGAACGACATCGAGACCGTTGAGCAGACGCGCGATCGCTCACTGGACCTGACGGTCTACGCCGGCCAGAGCCGTGGCTCCGCCTCGACCTCCGACTTTTCCGAAGCCGCCCTGCGCCAGACGGTCGAGGCCGCCTGGCACATCGCCCGCCACACCGCCGCCGACCCGGCCGCCGGCTTGCCCGACGCCGATCAGTTGGCCACTGAATTTCCCAATCTTGACCTGCACCACGCCTGGACGGTTTCCACCGAGGAAGCCGCTGAACTGGCGTTGCGCGCCGAGCGTGCCGCGCGTGAAGTCGATCCGCGCATCACCAACACCGACGGCGCCACCGTGGGTACCTACGAAGGCCAGTTCGTGATGGGCAACAGCCGCGGCTTCCTGGGCGGCTACCCCTATTCGCGGCACAGCCTGTCCGTGGCCCCCATTGCCGGCCGTGGCAATGGCATGCAGCGCGACTACTGGTACACGTCCGAACGCGATCCCGCCAATCTGGCGTCGCCCGAGTCCATCGGCCGTTATGCCGCCGAGCGCACCTTGTCGCGCCTGTCGGCTCGCCGCATCCGCACCGGCAAGTTTCCGGTGCTGTTCGAGGCTCCGCTGGCGCTGGGCCTTGTGGGCGCGCTGACCCAAGCCGTCAATGGCGGGGCGCTGTACCGCAAGGCCAGCTTTCTGCTGGACGCGCTGGGCAAGCCCATCTTCCCCAAGCACATCAACCTGACCGAAGACCCGCATATCCCCGGCGCCATGGGCAGTTCGCCTTTCGACGACGAAGGCGTGCGAACCCGTCGCCGCAACGTCGTGTCGGCGGGCGTGCTGGAAGGCTATTTCCTGTCCAGCTACACGGCGCGCAAGCTGGGCATGGCCACCACAGGCAACGCCGGCGGCTCGCACAACCTGGTGTTCAGCTCCACGCAGACCAAGCGCGGTGACGACTTCGAAGCCATGCTCAAGAAGATGGGTACGGGCTTTCTGGTTACCGAACTGATCGGGCAGGGCGTCAACTACGTCACGGGCGACTACTCGCGTGGCGCGTTCGGCTACTGGGTGGAAAACGGCAAGATCCAGCACGCCGTCCAGGAAATCACCATCGCCGGCAATCTGGCCGACATGTTCCAGCAGATCGTGGCAGTGGGCGCGGACACGATCTCGCGCGGCACGAAGACCACGGGTTCGATCTTGATCGAGCAAATGGCGATTGCAGGGACCTGATTGATTGGCGCGCGACAGCCGTGATGGGTTTGCGCGTTGCCCGCTTCATTCTTTTGGTGACCGTCTCGCGCTACACCCATCCTACGACCGTAGGATGGGTGTAGCGCGGCAACCCCTAAAGCAAAACGCAACCCACCACCGCGCAAACCCATCACCATCACCACCGCGCAAACACCCCCAACCCACCACCAACAGCCCGGGAATTCCTCTACTCACCCACCCCCGCTCAACGTGTAATATCCGGCGGGTATTGCTCGAAGTCCCTAGAAGCTGCTGGTCAGGAGCATCGCGATGCAACGACGTTCATTCTTGAAGCACGCAGGGCTTGGCGCCGTTGCAACGGGCGCCGTGGTCAGCACGCCCGCGTTCGCGCAAGACATGCCGTCGCTAAGTTGGCGCATGGCTTCCGCCTTTCCCGCTGCGCTGGACTTGCGCATTGGCGCCGGCGAGCAATTCTGCAAGTTCGTGTCGGAATCCACGGGCGGAAAATTCAACATCCGCCACTTCCCCGAAGGCGAGATCGTGCCCGCGGCTGACCTGCTGGAAGCGGTCTCCACCAACAAGGTGGAATGCGGGCACGGTTCTTCTCGCGCCTTTCACGCAAAGAGCCCGGCGTTTTGTTTTGATGCCTCTGTGCCGTTTGGGCTGAACGCCCGTCAGATGAACGCCTGGATGAGCGAGGGCGACGGCCTGCGCCTCACGCGCGAACTCTTCAAGCCGGAAAA harbors:
- the pmbA gene encoding metalloprotease PmbA, which translates into the protein MVKSSSSLPLAANHARFSELVEQTLAYARQIGASDAAAEVSESLGLSVAVRKNDIETVEQTRDRSLDLTVYAGQSRGSASTSDFSEAALRQTVEAAWHIARHTAADPAAGLPDADQLATEFPNLDLHHAWTVSTEEAAELALRAERAAREVDPRITNTDGATVGTYEGQFVMGNSRGFLGGYPYSRHSLSVAPIAGRGNGMQRDYWYTSERDPANLASPESIGRYAAERTLSRLSARRIRTGKFPVLFEAPLALGLVGALTQAVNGGALYRKASFLLDALGKPIFPKHINLTEDPHIPGAMGSSPFDDEGVRTRRRNVVSAGVLEGYFLSSYTARKLGMATTGNAGGSHNLVFSSTQTKRGDDFEAMLKKMGTGFLVTELIGQGVNYVTGDYSRGAFGYWVENGKIQHAVQEITIAGNLADMFQQIVAVGADTISRGTKTTGSILIEQMAIAGT